Proteins encoded within one genomic window of Fusobacteriaceae bacterium:
- a CDS encoding VirB3 family type IV secretion system protein — MKICKALVTDVTIAGGARVPVILNAGIGFCMFYGNVWLVPIFIITHILIVRLTKKDAKFFDHFLAAMKHEDRYEA, encoded by the coding sequence ATGAAAATTTGCAAAGCTCTTGTAACGGATGTTACTATAGCCGGCGGGGCTCGTGTTCCCGTTATCTTAAATGCCGGTATTGGATTTTGCATGTTTTATGGTAATGTATGGCTTGTTCCGATTTTTATCATTACGCATATTCTGATTGTGAGGCTTACGAAAAAGGACGCCAAGTTTTTTGATCATTTTCTTGCGGCAATGAAGCATGAAGATCGATATGAAGCGTAA
- the trbB gene encoding P-type conjugative transfer ATPase TrbB — translation MTDKGTDLRDILRDSLGEGILTFLADEEVTDILLNDDGHLWVDRLGFGMSDTGLLVDPDDAQNAIRLVASNVHKVVNPENPVIDAELPLSGERFHGDIPPIVKIPTFAIRKKAIKVFCLADYVASGIMTEGQKAVIERAVKDHKNILVVGGTGSGKTTLCNAILREMASYHERIIIIEDTQELQYCGENRVYYKTSETKSIRDLIAHAMRMRPDRIVVGELRDSAALDLLKAWNSGHPGGICTIHANSVIGGLRKLEQYISEVSANPQSRTISDVVDLVIFIRRKDKSRIVEEIVAVFGYKDENYIVEKVV, via the coding sequence ATGACAGATAAGGGAACTGATCTGCGGGATATTTTGAGAGATTCGCTGGGTGAAGGGATACTTACTTTTCTGGCCGATGAGGAGGTTACTGATATACTTCTCAATGATGACGGGCATTTGTGGGTGGACAGGCTGGGCTTTGGAATGTCAGATACTGGGTTGCTGGTCGATCCGGATGATGCTCAAAACGCAATCAGGCTTGTTGCTTCCAATGTGCATAAGGTAGTAAATCCGGAAAATCCGGTAATTGATGCGGAATTACCTTTGTCGGGGGAACGGTTTCATGGAGATATTCCGCCAATTGTGAAGATTCCTACGTTCGCAATACGCAAAAAGGCGATTAAAGTGTTTTGTCTTGCGGATTATGTCGCAAGCGGAATCATGACAGAAGGCCAAAAGGCTGTAATCGAAAGAGCGGTCAAAGACCATAAGAATATTTTGGTGGTCGGTGGGACGGGATCGGGCAAAACAACGCTCTGCAACGCTATTTTACGTGAAATGGCGTCTTATCATGAGAGAATCATCATTATCGAAGACACGCAAGAATTGCAGTATTGCGGGGAAAATAGAGTCTATTATAAAACGAGTGAAACAAAATCAATCCGCGATTTGATCGCTCATGCCATGCGGATGCGGCCGGATCGCATTGTGGTAGGAGAGCTTCGTGATAGCGCTGCATTGGATTTGCTTAAAGCCTGGAATTCCGGTCATCCGGGCGGAATTTGCACAATTCACGCAAATTCGGTTATTGGCGGATTGCGGAAATTAGAGCAATATATATCTGAGGTAAGTGCAAATCCACAAAGCAGGACAATTTCCGATGTGGTAGATTTGGTTATTTTTATCAGACGAAAAGATAAAAGCAGGATCGTCGAAGAGATTGTTGCGGTTTTTGGATACAAGGATGAGAATTATATTGTCGAGAAGGTGGTATAA